One Bdellovibrionota bacterium DNA window includes the following coding sequences:
- a CDS encoding transporter, with protein sequence MTRRLASILLAVTLWTGVSYAEEGGTNAEYLWTKETTVETFFEAQMGFGLLDDPGFTGGRGTPITDFFGAAYAFLPNFGMSIGLPLAGSLSSGADDYGIGNIVLGGKVVIPMERLRFALGMDIALPTAQSSAAIGIFTRPYSYFVDDQFAISPYAAVSFTRDRLTLSVDAGTDFQIYSTAPAGAGDFEDVIFYDAAVAMAVYENIWTTVEFGGYSRVTYDNFRNQFFAGPGIRYQDHELSLGSHIAAPFRSPDKDTIDFQVIFDFRLLF encoded by the coding sequence ATGACACGGCGGTTAGCATCGATCTTGCTGGCGGTGACTTTGTGGACCGGCGTTTCGTATGCAGAGGAGGGGGGGACGAACGCGGAATATTTGTGGACGAAGGAAACCACCGTCGAAACCTTTTTCGAAGCTCAAATGGGCTTCGGGCTGCTGGATGATCCGGGCTTTACCGGGGGACGGGGGACGCCGATCACGGACTTTTTCGGCGCCGCATATGCCTTTCTGCCGAATTTCGGCATGTCGATCGGGCTTCCTTTGGCCGGATCGCTCTCGTCCGGGGCCGACGATTATGGAATCGGCAATATCGTTTTGGGAGGCAAGGTTGTCATTCCGATGGAACGGCTCCGCTTTGCGTTGGGAATGGACATCGCGCTACCCACCGCGCAATCGAGCGCAGCCATTGGAATTTTTACCCGGCCTTACTCCTACTTCGTGGACGATCAATTCGCAATTTCTCCGTATGCCGCGGTGAGTTTTACTCGAGACCGGCTGACGCTGTCGGTGGACGCGGGGACCGATTTCCAGATTTATTCGACGGCGCCTGCGGGGGCGGGTGATTTCGAAGACGTGATCTTTTACGACGCCGCCGTGGCGATGGCTGTGTACGAGAATATTTGGACCACTGTGGAATTCGGGGGCTATTCGCGGGTGACGTACGACAACTTTCGCAACCAGTTTTTCGCCGGCCCCGGGATTCGATATCAGGACCACGAGCTTTCGCTCGGCTCCCACATCGCCGCTCCATTTCGATCCCCGGATAAGGACACGATCGACTTCCAGGTCATTTTTGATTTTCGCTTGCTATTCTAA
- a CDS encoding Phenylacetic acid catabolic protein, whose amino-acid sequence MANFEYLELRPDYHQAMVAWREKNFPEFALLEKNWSKHFGNQVQFRLAAKVAKLKNDDIELGELRGRPKYVNAGEMVGNMFYSARDIIRAQCSTELGSIQQHRLTLDAAISDEAKYAVLRIMAEELRHAYQMFWVLDHDASWNKRGHSNSAKETMEELLLMETGSHVLDAFNIEFKTFLDNSVFATIIDLVGKYQLEMQRIFSYAPMAQSMVPMLVEENFHMASGRNVVKEFALKAAAGTGEHSLEDLQKTLNQWFARGLEMFGSEIGGYTAVHFGFKDKPNAQAQAEYIDEVKGIFEDINVAVVCLKLDSTDREEARRIVREVAAHGNALQGIRPEDILHVPSPKFFRRRGLEEYTFRPYDVLGELLTERGAPIKADQYLEYLRKVLPATYQKTRDFKNFEAGYRERETSGGRLQGFFV is encoded by the coding sequence ATGGCGAACTTTGAGTACCTCGAACTCCGCCCCGATTACCATCAGGCGATGGTCGCCTGGAGGGAGAAAAACTTCCCGGAATTTGCGTTATTGGAGAAGAACTGGTCGAAGCATTTCGGAAACCAGGTTCAGTTTCGTCTGGCCGCCAAAGTGGCGAAGCTCAAGAACGATGATATTGAGTTAGGCGAACTGCGGGGCCGGCCCAAATATGTAAATGCGGGAGAAATGGTCGGCAACATGTTCTATTCCGCCCGCGATATCATTCGCGCGCAATGTTCGACCGAGTTGGGGTCGATTCAACAGCACCGGTTGACGCTGGATGCGGCCATCTCGGACGAAGCCAAGTACGCCGTCCTGAGAATCATGGCGGAGGAACTTCGCCACGCGTACCAAATGTTTTGGGTGTTGGACCACGACGCCTCGTGGAACAAGCGCGGGCACAGCAATTCCGCGAAGGAAACGATGGAGGAGCTGCTGTTGATGGAGACCGGGAGCCACGTCCTCGATGCCTTTAACATTGAATTCAAAACGTTCTTGGACAACTCCGTATTCGCCACGATCATCGATTTGGTCGGAAAATATCAGCTCGAAATGCAGCGGATTTTCAGCTATGCGCCGATGGCGCAGAGCATGGTACCGATGCTGGTGGAAGAGAACTTCCACATGGCCTCGGGCCGAAACGTCGTTAAAGAATTCGCGTTAAAGGCGGCGGCGGGGACGGGGGAGCATTCCCTCGAAGATCTCCAGAAAACGCTTAATCAGTGGTTCGCCCGGGGTTTGGAAATGTTTGGAAGCGAAATCGGCGGCTATACGGCGGTTCATTTTGGATTCAAAGACAAGCCGAATGCGCAGGCCCAAGCGGAATACATCGACGAAGTGAAAGGGATCTTCGAAGACATTAACGTCGCTGTCGTGTGCCTGAAGCTCGATTCCACCGATCGCGAGGAGGCGCGCCGAATCGTCCGTGAAGTGGCGGCCCATGGTAATGCTCTTCAAGGCATTCGCCCCGAGGACATTTTGCACGTACCGAGCCCAAAATTTTTCCGCCGCCGCGGTTTGGAGGAATACACGTTCAGACCGTACGACGTTTTAGGAGAGCTTCTGACGGAGCGTGGGGCACCGATCAAAGCGGATCAATATCTAGAATATCTTCGAAAGGTTCTTCCGGCCACGTACCAAAAGACAAGAGACTTTAAGAATTTCGAAGCCGGGTATCGCGAGCGAGAAACGAGCGGCGGCCGACTTCAAGGGTTTTTTGTCTGA
- a CDS encoding DUF1302 family protein, whose protein sequence is MDASVRGNARGIFAADTEKDDDVEHLYQQELRLFAEGRASAEEWSGTISFLLRHQLADPNDTKQSYDADLYEAYVRWASHTFSIEAGQRVVRWGVMEYVSPTDAINPRDLRLLIDPEVEDTYLPVLLFRSIVNSGSVTFEGIYQPFFRSSRFFLFGWDAAIYRPSLAGLFGIPFVDAGAQIDDGSEEDVQNNALNLQYPDDNPLTGEGGLRIGWSCNKIDVGVLYLNKRETLPSTDFPGGLSGLIPASTASPSSSSVISTFPRDHLVGATVRAVLDNGFTLKGEALYQHEATYYDSQLNRLRDSSLIWSAGVDYDWELRQLFTLEFSQDRVLGDSSPDFFLRDRSQYMLSPAAVLNFDARTWTIELKGTTVLNQAAYLIRPRLIYRPTATWELALGGNVWGGDADSLFGLVSNDDQVFVAAKVLF, encoded by the coding sequence ATCTCTACCAGCAAGAGCTTCGGTTGTTTGCCGAGGGGCGTGCCTCGGCAGAGGAGTGGAGCGGTACGATATCGTTCCTGCTCCGTCACCAGCTGGCGGATCCGAACGACACCAAGCAATCGTACGACGCCGATCTCTACGAAGCTTACGTTCGTTGGGCATCTCACACTTTCTCGATCGAAGCGGGGCAACGTGTCGTTCGATGGGGAGTGATGGAATACGTGAGTCCCACGGACGCCATCAATCCCCGGGACCTCCGGCTGCTGATCGACCCCGAAGTCGAAGACACCTATCTTCCGGTGCTCCTATTTCGATCGATCGTAAACAGCGGTTCGGTCACGTTCGAAGGAATCTACCAACCGTTTTTTCGCTCCTCGCGTTTCTTTTTGTTTGGATGGGACGCCGCGATCTATCGCCCTTCTCTTGCCGGACTGTTCGGAATCCCTTTTGTCGACGCCGGCGCCCAAATCGACGACGGATCGGAGGAAGACGTGCAGAATAACGCTCTCAATCTTCAATATCCCGACGATAATCCTCTGACAGGAGAAGGCGGTCTCCGGATCGGCTGGAGTTGCAACAAGATCGATGTCGGCGTCCTATATTTGAACAAGCGCGAGACTCTCCCTTCCACCGATTTCCCGGGCGGGCTTTCCGGCCTCATTCCAGCCTCCACGGCATCGCCTTCGAGCTCAAGCGTGATTTCCACGTTTCCTCGGGATCATTTGGTCGGCGCAACGGTTCGCGCCGTTCTCGACAATGGATTCACTCTAAAGGGGGAGGCCTTGTACCAGCACGAAGCCACCTACTATGACTCCCAGCTCAACCGACTGCGCGACTCATCCCTCATTTGGTCCGCCGGCGTCGACTACGATTGGGAGCTCAGGCAGCTATTCACGTTGGAATTTTCTCAGGACCGCGTTCTAGGGGATTCATCGCCCGACTTTTTTCTCCGCGATCGGAGCCAGTACATGCTTTCGCCCGCCGCCGTTCTTAATTTCGACGCCCGTACTTGGACGATTGAACTGAAGGGAACGACCGTTCTCAATCAGGCGGCCTACCTGATCCGACCTCGGTTGATCTACCGCCCAACCGCCACCTGGGAGCTGGCTCTGGGAGGAAACGTCTGGGGCGGGGACGCCGATTCCCTCTTCGGCCTCGTTTCGAACGACGATCAAGTCTTTGTTGCGGCGAAGGTTTTGTTCTGA
- a CDS encoding cation diffusion facilitator family transporter, giving the protein MIDHGREVKRILWIALFMNIVVSAAKATYGLMTGTLSMIADGAHSLTDAGSSIMGLVSVHFAVRPSDNDHHYGHHKYETLAALGIGGFIALTSWEILKNAIHRLTDLEHPEFHPSGLGIMLVTMAVNLGLSKYERKKGREYRSSILTADAYHTASDFWVSLSVVVTLIAVRFDWAWVDPVVSLGIAIYFAYIAYKVVSDNVLDLSDAAFVDPREIERLVLDVPGILSCHRVRTRGRHGNIFVDLHVQIEPETTTAAAHAIVHNAEMRIKSHIDGIRDVIIHTEPYPDDDTNPRIILPKS; this is encoded by the coding sequence ATGATCGATCACGGTCGAGAGGTAAAGCGAATCCTCTGGATCGCTCTCTTTATGAACATCGTCGTTTCCGCCGCTAAAGCCACGTACGGCTTGATGACCGGAACGTTGTCGATGATCGCCGATGGGGCCCATTCGCTGACGGATGCCGGCTCCAGCATCATGGGCCTCGTTTCCGTCCATTTCGCCGTCCGTCCTTCGGACAACGACCATCACTACGGACATCACAAATACGAGACGCTCGCGGCGTTGGGAATCGGCGGTTTCATTGCCCTAACCAGCTGGGAGATTCTGAAGAACGCAATTCATCGACTCACCGATTTGGAGCACCCCGAGTTTCACCCGTCCGGCCTCGGGATCATGCTCGTAACCATGGCCGTCAATTTGGGCCTGTCGAAATACGAACGGAAAAAAGGAAGAGAATACCGCAGTAGCATATTGACGGCGGACGCGTATCACACGGCCAGTGATTTTTGGGTTTCTCTCTCCGTCGTCGTCACGCTGATCGCCGTCAGATTCGACTGGGCATGGGTCGACCCTGTGGTTTCGTTGGGAATCGCCATTTATTTTGCATATATCGCCTACAAGGTCGTCAGCGACAATGTTCTCGATCTTTCGGACGCAGCGTTCGTCGATCCGCGGGAGATCGAACGGCTGGTCTTGGATGTCCCCGGGATTTTGAGCTGCCATCGAGTCCGAACTCGCGGACGACACGGAAATATCTTCGTGGATTTACACGTTCAGATCGAGCCCGAGACCACCACGGCCGCCGCCCACGCCATCGTCCACAATGCGGAAATGCGAATCAAATCGCACATCGACGGCATTCGCGATGTCATCATTCACACGGAACCCTATCCGGACGACGATACGAATCCCCGGATCATACTCCCAAAATCGTAA